Proteins found in one Streptomyces sp. Q6 genomic segment:
- a CDS encoding SsgA family sporulation/cell division regulator: MHRDPSPPQARSAPELVPSLYLDLDQMIDEFTRQPITATFRFDPDMPAVIAVEFVTERGPGLVWRIGRGLLHRGLTAMSGCGDVRMWPMAPGERRSAWLLLESTEEEALLEVPIPPLADWLDATYRIVSAEREMAGLDWDGFLMELLDGPETAAG; encoded by the coding sequence ATGCACCGTGATCCGTCACCCCCGCAGGCGCGCTCGGCGCCCGAACTCGTGCCCTCGCTGTATCTGGATCTCGACCAGATGATCGATGAGTTCACCCGACAACCGATCACCGCGACATTCCGGTTCGACCCGGACATGCCGGCGGTGATCGCGGTCGAGTTCGTGACGGAACGTGGCCCGGGGCTTGTCTGGCGCATCGGCCGCGGTCTGCTCCATCGCGGTCTGACGGCTATGAGCGGTTGCGGCGACGTCCGGATGTGGCCGATGGCGCCCGGCGAGCGGCGCTCGGCCTGGCTGCTGCTGGAATCGACGGAGGAGGAGGCCCTGTTAGAAGTGCCCATCCCGCCGTTGGCCGACTGGCTCGACGCGACGTACCGAATCGTCTCGGCCGAGAGGGAGATGGCCGGTCTGGACTGGGACGGCTTTCTCATGGAGCTGCTCGACGGTCCGGAGACCGCTGCCGGGTGA